A stretch of the Medicago truncatula cultivar Jemalong A17 chromosome 5, MtrunA17r5.0-ANR, whole genome shotgun sequence genome encodes the following:
- the LOC11425582 gene encoding SKP1-like protein 1B yields MSSTRKITLKSSDGETFEIDEAVALESQTIKLLIEDDCVDYSGIPLSNVTSNILAKVIEYCKKHVEVGSSEEKSLKDDLRAWESEFVKVDQDTLLDLISAANYLNIKNLLDLTCKTVGEMMKKTTPEEILKTFSSANDYSPKEEDDVKWGNQWAL; encoded by the coding sequence ATGTCATCAACGAGGAAGATCACCCTGAAGAGTTCCGACGGGGAGACCTTTGAAATCGACGAGGCAGTGGCATTGGAATCACAAACGATCAAACTTTTAATCGAGGATGATTGTGTCGACTATAGTGGAATCCCTCTTTCAAATGTAACTAGCAACATCTTGGCAAAGGTTATTGAATATTGTAAAAAGCATGTTGAAGTTGGGAGTTCTGAAGAAAAATCCTTGAAGGATGATCTCAGGGCTTGGGAAAGTGAATTTGTCAAGGTTGATCAAGATACACTCCTCGATCTGATCTCGGCTGCAAACTATTTGAACATCAAGAACTTGTTGGATCTTACATGTAAGACGGTAGGAGAGATGATGAAGAAAACAACACCAGAGGAGATTCTCAAGACTTTCAGTAGTGCGAATGATTATAGTCCtaaggaagaagatgatgtTAAGTGGGGAAATCAATGGGCTTTATAA